CACGCGGCTTTGCTCAGGCGCTGCGGCAACAGGTGGCGAGCTCTGGACGTGCGATCATCGCCGAGTTCAAACGCGCCTCCCCCTCGCGCGGGGTGATCCGCGGCGACCTGCAGCCCGACGACGTCGCCCGCGCCTATGCCCGCTCTGGCGCCGCGTGCTTGTCGGTGCTGACCGACGGACCTTCGTTTCAAGGCTCCGATGCCGATCTGATTGC
This window of the Pseudomonadota bacterium genome carries:
- a CDS encoding indole-3-glycerol-phosphate synthase TrpC, producing the protein MTAVPPSDILEHIRAYKLNEVAQRRAAVSETQLQQRLADLPPPRGFAQALRQQVASSGRAIIAEFKRASPSRGVIRGDLQPDDVARAYARSGAACLSVLTDGPSFQGSDADLIA